From Alosa sapidissima isolate fAloSap1 chromosome 7, fAloSap1.pri, whole genome shotgun sequence, the proteins below share one genomic window:
- the LOC121713155 gene encoding zinc finger protein 335-like isoform X6, which produces MDSEEIEVESSSDVGPSGMEEPSESGMGVESSEAMSADSSDAAAPPLMAPESDCHVGQSSEGIVVFIPETSSSTDVHGVHLPDSSSVAQSTSVSSVSTVTQSIIVSESAQVVVHSSAVSEGGMMVSDSTASTSSDLGSAIDKIIESTIGPDIMNGCIAVTSAEDGSAETTQYLILQGPDDGAPMVAQMSSSALSSRIAIEALADGPTSTCLDQVDMAEGIQGSLEPDQPDQPGHSGYPEHEAGSSSSSSSSRRSSRPDQTGEVQYIECSSEQPDGSGQSSRFPDYSADNSDGPLQGYAECSGTDSSSPPRHTRYVVECSDGGYLECSTVESGSERPQHSHYIDSSVVPQRSSRYADCVTAGPEQPGCSHYQERESTQPDQPRCSQDGPEHSGYMECSTGQGSLYADEGTSSQGSLADTAGSSGLPVQMDCSESQSGTYISSSGTYSAQPETEVVQEWSPDAEAGQQADDMVAESGVEVGPGDRAPNLAELEEMMEVVIVQQFKCKMCPYKSVSKDTLINHMRDRHFKPAGPPPKKRGRGRPRRSDSVVRQVVEVKVEEPAEEEDDDIVDAGAIDDPEEDSDYSPADKEYRSRPSVSQRQAPSSCPSSSQDRPRRRVGRPKKFSYFYGNQGRPEEAEGSSKTNGSVDARPSEEASSSGLGNGTPSLANGSQAEPGVSQSDSENKDPSSNTGPDETEFYPRKRGRPSKRFLRKKYKKYMNRNRYYKSLKPLLRPHNCWICGSRFLSQDDLRFHIESHEGNDPECFKCLQCNYRCKRWSSLKEHMFNHEGTKPYKCEECDYTSVYKKDVIRHSAVHNKDKKKKPDLVPKISQFPCPICHRVYPMQKRLTQHMKTHSNEKPHVCDKCGKSFKKRYTFKMHLLTHIQSCGNSRFKCEFCEYTCDNKKLLLNHQLSHTSDKPFKCDYCKYSTTKEDFLVSHMAIKHTGEKPFSCELCHFMTKHRKNLRLHVQCRHPEAFEEWSQAHPEEPVRRRRRPFFTLQQIEDLKQQHEAQGLQNTIVSVDPVTLQAMHGIDNASVAQDAQGNTTIIYEQGSSDLSAQNALDLLLNMSNARELVGNSLQVAVLKSDGKTLEPGTWVEAEEGTQSTSLQSQKVVTFHVAENGETLVQEAFESSMGEAGGEITQIAISAYEGSGDFSVVEQAAEEIHSTDPSYSSAEDVPTDAQPMEVSSDGASDSGTLREHKDKFYLSSGLTEGVMQQVELSSEASGSPSSRQQLNTKRFSCRICMESFHGRSDMENHKRAHIDPSTFKCPDCEFTAASWPEVKTHMALHSYLRPHKCTSCSFASKNKKDLRRHMMTHTNEKPFACEICGQRFNRNGHLKFHMERLHSQDPPVRKPRPGTSQQTIIVNSDEEALATLQSLQAGQTVISPEQLQQALGQEHIIVAQEQTLSDQEEATYIQQITTVDGQTVQHLMTADNQVQYIISQDGVQHLIPQEYVVVSDGNHIQMPDGQIAQIQYEHDGTFLQEQQIALTHDGQIQYVPLNSEQQIVSHEDLEAAAHSAVTAVADAAMAQVQTVYTTEATPEQLEQMQQQGIHYDVITFSED; this is translated from the exons ATGGATTCCGAGGAGATCGAGGTGGAAAGCAGCAGTGATGTGGGCCCTTCTGGAATGGAAGAGCCGTCCGAGAGTGGCATGGGCGTGGAGTCATCAGAAGCCATGTCTGCTGACAGCAGCGACGCTGCTGCCCCACCGCTCATGGCCCCAGAGTCAGACTGCCACGTGGGACAGAGCTCAGAGGGCATTGTG gtgtTCATTCCAGAGACGAGCTCGAGCACAGATGTGCACGGTGTTCACCTGCCTGACTCGTCCTCTGTTGCCCAGTCCACCAGCGTGTCCAGTGTCTCGACAGTGACGCAGTCTATCATTGTGTCGGAATCGGCCCAGGTGGTGGTGCACTCCAGTGCAGTATCAGAGGGAGGGATGATGGTGTCCGACTCCACTGCCTCCACGTCCTCCGACTTGGGCTCTGCCATTGACAAAATTATCGAGTCCACAATTGGCCCTGATATTATGAATG gGTGTATTGCTGTAACAAGTGCAGAGGATGGCAGTGCTGAGACAACACAGTACTTGATCCTACAAGGACCAGATGATG GAGCTCCCATGGTGGCTCAGATGTCCTCCTCCGCCCTGTCCAGCCGCATTGCCATCGAAGCTCTGGCAGATGGACCCACTTCCACCTGCCTGGATCAAGTGGACATGGCAGAGGGCATTCAGGGCAGCCTGGAACCGGATCAGCCAGACCAGCCGGGACACTCCGGCTACCCAGAGCATGAggctggcagcagcagcagtagtagtagcagtcgCCGCAGCAGCCGACCGGACCAGACAGGGGAGGTGCAGTACATAGAGTGCagcagcgagcagcctgatGGCTCAGGCCAGTCGTCTCGCTTCCCCGACTACAGCGCGGATAACTCTGACGGGCCACTGCAGGGCTATGCCGAGTGCAGCGGCACCGATTCCTCCTCGCCCCCGCGCCACACCCGCTACGTGGTCGAGTGCAGCGATGGCGGCTACCTGGAGTGCAGCACCGTAGAGAGTGGGTCCGAGCGGCCGCAGCACTCGCACTACATCGACAGCAGCGTGGTCCCACAACGGAGCTCGCGATACGCCGATTGCGTGACCGCGGGGCCCGAGCAGCCCGGCTGCTCGCACTACCAGGAGCGGGAGAGCACTCAGCCGGATCAGCCCCGGTGCTCCCAGGACGGACCGGAGCACTCCGGCTACATGGAGTGCAGCACGGGCCAGGGTTCGCTGTACGCGGATGAGGGCACGTCGTCGCAGGGCTCCCTGGCCGACACAGCGGGGAGCAGCGGCCTGCCCGTGCAGATGGACTGCAGCGAGAGCCAGTCAGGGACCTACATCAGCAGCAGCGGGACCTACTCCGCGCAGCCCGAGACAGAGGTGGTCCAGGAGTGGTCCCCTGATGCCGAAGCTGGACAGCAGGCTGATGACATGGTGGCCGAGTCGGGTGTGGAGGTGGGACCTGGGGACCGGGCACCCAACCTGGCCGAACTGGAGGAGATGATGGAGGTGGTGATCGTACAGCAGTTCAAGTGCAAAATGTGCCCCTACAAAAGTGTCTCAAAAGACACACTGATTAACCACATGAGGGACAGACATTTCAAGCCTGCTG GTCCTCCACCAAAAAAGCGGGGTCGAGGTAGACCTCGGCGGTCAGACTCAGTGGTTCGCCaggtggtggaggtgaaggTGGAGGAGCCAGCGGAGGAAGAAGATGATGACATTGTGGACGCTGGCGCAATAGATGACCCTGAAG AGGACAGCGACTACAGCCCAGCAGATAAAGAGTACCGCAGCAGACCGTCTGTATCTCAACGCCAggccccctcctcctgcccatCCTCCTCCCAGGACAGACCTCGACGTAGGGTTGGGAGACCAAAGAAATTCAGCTACTTCTATGGCAATCAGGGTAGGCCTGAAG AGGCAGAGGGTTCATCTAAAACTAATGGGAGTGTGGACGCTCGGCCATCTGAAGAAGCTAGTTCCTCTGGGCTGGGGAATGGAACCCCCTCATTGGCCAATGGGAGCCAAGCTGAACCAGGGGTCAGCCAATCAGATTCTGAGAACAAAGACCCATCATCAAACACTGGGCCCGATGAGACAGAGTTTTATCCAAGGAAACGTGGCCGGCCCTCCAAGAGGTTTCTGCGGAAGAAATATAAAAAGTATATGAATCGCAA CAGGTATTATAAATCACTGAAACCCCTCCTGAGACCTCATAACTGCTGGATCTGTggctctcgctttctctctcaagACGACCTCAGATTCCACATTGAATCACATGAAGGCAACGACCCAGAGTGCTTCAAATGCCTTCAGTGCAACTATCGATGCAAGCGCTGGTCTTCACTAAAG GAGCACATGTTCAACCATGAGGGAACCAAGCCTTATAAATGTGAGGAGTGTGACTACACAAGtgtttacaagaaagatgtgaTCCGGCACTCAGCTGTTCATAACAAAGACAA AAAAAAGAAGCCAGATTTG GTGCCTAAGATCTCCCAGTTCCCTTGCCCAATATGCCACAGAGTCTACCCCATGCAAAAGCGCCTCACCCAGCACATGAAAACCCACAGCAATGAGAAGCCACACGTCTGTGACAAG TGTGGGAAGTCCTTTAAGAAGCGCTACACTTTTAAAATGCACCTTTTAACTCATATCCAGAGTTGTGGAAACAGCAG GTTTAAGTGTGAGTTTTGTGAGTACACGTGTGACAACAAGAAGCTCCTGCTGAATCACCAGCTGTCTCATACCAGTGACAAGCCCTTCAAATGTGACTACTGCAAATACTCCACCACCAAAGAGGACTTCCTTGTGTCTCATATGGCCATAAAGCACACGG GAGAGAAGCCTTTCTCATGCGAGCTGTGCCACTTCATGACCAAGCACCGGAAGAACCTGCGGCTGCACGTGCAGTGCCGCCACCCGGAGGCGTTTGAGGAGTGGAGCCAGGCGCACCCAGAGGAGCCAGTGCGCCGCCGGCGCCGGCCCTTCTTCACCCTGCAGCAGATCGAGGACCTCAAGCAGCAGCACGAGGCCCAGGGGCTCCAGAACACCATT GTGTCGGTGGATCCCGTCACCCTTCAGGCTATGCACGGCATTGACAATGCCTCTGTGGCCCAAGACGCACAGGGAAACACGACCATCATCTATGAGCAAG GCTCCTCAGACCTATCAGCCCAGAATGCCCTTGATCTGCTTCTGAACATGAGCAATGCCCGTGAGCTTGTGGGAAACTCACTACAG GTTGCGGTGCTGAAGTCAGACGGTAAGACGCTGGAGCCTGGCACGTGGGTGGAGGCCGAGGAGGGCACTCAGTCCACCTCACTGCAGTCCCAGAAGGTGGTGACATTTCACGTGGCGGAGAACGGGGAGACACTGGTGCAGGAGGCCTTCGAGTCCAGCATGGGGGAGGCGGGCGGGGAGATCACTCAGATCGCCATCAGCGCCTACGAGGGCTCGGGTGACTTCAGTGTGGTGGAGCAGGCCGCCGAGGAGATCCACAGCACAGACCCATCATACAG CAGTGCGGAGGATGTCCCCACAGACGCTCAGCCCATGGAGGTGAGCAGTGACGGCGCGTCTGACTCCGGAACGCTCCGCGAGCACAAAGACAAGTTCTACCTGAGCTCCGGCCTGACCGAAGGGGTCATGCAGCAGGTGGAG CTGAGCAGCGAGGCCTCAGGCTCTCCTTCCTCCCGACAGCAGCTCAACACCAAAAGGTTCTCCTGCCGCATCTGCATGGAGTCTTTCCACGGCCGCTCCGACATGGAGAACCACAAGAGGGCGCACATTGACCCCAGCACCTTCAAGTGCCCTGACTGCGAATTCACCGCCGCCTCCTGGCCTGAAGTTAAG ACTCACATGGCGCTGCATTCCTACCTGCGGCCGCACAAATGCACCAGCTGCAGTTTCGCCTCCAAGAACAAGAAGGACCTCCGGCGCCATATGATGACCCACACCAATGAGAAGCCGTTTGCCTGTGAGATCTGTGGGCAGAG GTTTAACCGCAACGGTCACCTGAAGTTCCACATGGAGAGGCTGCACAGCCAGGACCCTCCAGTCCGCAAGCCCCGACCGGGCACGTCTCAGCAGACAATCATCGTCAACAGCGACGAGGAGGCCCTGGCCACCCTGCAGT CCCTGCAGGCCGGCCAAACGGTCATCAGCCCCGAGCAGTTGCAGCAGGCCCTGGGCCAGGAGCACATCATTGTCGCTCAGGAGCAAACACTCTctgaccag GAGGAGGCAACATATATCCAGCAGATCACCACTGTGGACGGGCAGACAGTCCAGCACCTTATGACTGCTGATAACCAG GTTCAGTACATCATCTCCCAGGACGGAGTCCAGCACTTAATCCCCCAGGAGTATGTGGTAGTGTCTGATGGCAACCACATTCAG ATGCCAGATGGCCAGATAGCCCAGATCCAGTATGAGCACGACGGCACATTTCTGCAGGAGCAGCAG ATTGCACTGACGCACGATGGGCAGATTCAGTATGTGCCTCTCAACTCCGAGCAGCAGATCGTCAGCCACGAGGACCTGGAGGCTGCGGCCCATTCAGCGGTGACGg ccGTTGCAGATGCAGCCATGGCGCAAGTACAGACCGTCTACACCACCGAGGCCACGCCTGAACAGCTGGAGCAGATGCAGCAGCAGGGCATCCACTACGATGTCATCACATTCTCTGAAGActag
- the LOC121713155 gene encoding zinc finger protein 335-like isoform X5, whose protein sequence is MDSEEIEVESSSDVGPSGMEEPSESGMGVESSEAMSADSSDAAAPPLMAPESDCHVGQSSEGIVVFIPETSSSTDVHGVHLPDSSSVAQSTSVSSVSTVTQSIIVSESAQVVVHSSAVSEGGMMVSDSTASTSSDLGSAIDKIIESTIGPDIMNGCIAVTSAEDGSAETTQYLILQGPDDGAPMVAQMSSSALSSRIAIEALADGPTSTCLDQVDMAEGIQGSLEPDQPDQPGHSGYPEHEAGSSSSSSSSRRSSRPDQTGEVQYIECSSEQPDGSGQSSRFPDYSADNSDGPLQGYAECSGTDSSSPPRHTRYVVECSDGGYLECSTVESGSERPQHSHYIDSSVVPQRSSRYADCVTAGPEQPGCSHYQERESTQPDQPRCSQDGPEHSGYMECSTGQGSLYADEGTSSQGSLADTAGSSGLPVQMDCSESQSGTYISSSGTYSAQPETEVVQEWSPDAEAGQQADDMVAESGVEVGPGDRAPNLAELEEMMEVVIVQQFKCKMCPYKSVSKDTLINHMRDRHFKPAGPPPKKRGRGRPRRSDSVVRQVVEVKVEEPAEEEDDDIVDAGAIDDPEEDSDYSPADKEYRSRPSVSQRQAPSSCPSSSQDRPRRRVGRPKKFSYFYGNQGRPEEAEGSSKTNGSVDARPSEEASSSGLGNGTPSLANGSQAEPGVSQSDSENKDPSSNTGPDETEFYPRKRGRPSKRFLRKKYKKYMNRNRYYKSLKPLLRPHNCWICGSRFLSQDDLRFHIESHEGNDPECFKCLQCNYRCKRWSSLKEHMFNHEGTKPYKCEECDYTSVYKKDVIRHSAVHNKDKKKKPDLVPKISQFPCPICHRVYPMQKRLTQHMKTHSNEKPHVCDKCGKSFKKRYTFKMHLLTHIQSCGNSRFKCEFCEYTCDNKKLLLNHQLSHTSDKPFKCDYCKYSTTKEDFLVSHMAIKHTGEKPFSCELCHFMTKHRKNLRLHVQCRHPEAFEEWSQAHPEEPVRRRRRPFFTLQQIEDLKQQHEAQGLQNTIVSVDPVTLQAMHGIDNASVAQDAQGNTTIIYEQGSSDLSAQNALDLLLNMSNARELVGNSLQVAVLKSDGKTLEPGTWVEAEEGTQSTSLQSQKVVTFHVAENGETLVQEAFESSMGEAGGEITQIAISAYEGSGDFSVVEQAAEEIHSTDPSYSSAEDVPTDAQPMEVSSDGASDSGTLREHKDKFYLSSGLTEGVMQQVELSSEASGSPSSRQQLNTKRFSCRICMESFHGRSDMENHKRAHIDPSTFKCPDCEFTAASWPEVKTHMALHSYLRPHKCTSCSFASKNKKDLRRHMMTHTNEKPFACEICGQRFNRNGHLKFHMERLHSQDPPVRKPRPGTSQQTIIVNSDEEALATLQSALQAGQTVISPEQLQQALGQEHIIVAQEQTLSDQEEATYIQQITTVDGQTVQHLMTADNQVQYIISQDGVQHLIPQEYVVVSDGNHIQMPDGQIAQIQYEHDGTFLQEQQIALTHDGQIQYVPLNSEQQIVSHEDLEAAAHSAVTAVADAAMAQVQTVYTTEATPEQLEQMQQQGIHYDVITFSED, encoded by the exons ATGGATTCCGAGGAGATCGAGGTGGAAAGCAGCAGTGATGTGGGCCCTTCTGGAATGGAAGAGCCGTCCGAGAGTGGCATGGGCGTGGAGTCATCAGAAGCCATGTCTGCTGACAGCAGCGACGCTGCTGCCCCACCGCTCATGGCCCCAGAGTCAGACTGCCACGTGGGACAGAGCTCAGAGGGCATTGTG gtgtTCATTCCAGAGACGAGCTCGAGCACAGATGTGCACGGTGTTCACCTGCCTGACTCGTCCTCTGTTGCCCAGTCCACCAGCGTGTCCAGTGTCTCGACAGTGACGCAGTCTATCATTGTGTCGGAATCGGCCCAGGTGGTGGTGCACTCCAGTGCAGTATCAGAGGGAGGGATGATGGTGTCCGACTCCACTGCCTCCACGTCCTCCGACTTGGGCTCTGCCATTGACAAAATTATCGAGTCCACAATTGGCCCTGATATTATGAATG gGTGTATTGCTGTAACAAGTGCAGAGGATGGCAGTGCTGAGACAACACAGTACTTGATCCTACAAGGACCAGATGATG GAGCTCCCATGGTGGCTCAGATGTCCTCCTCCGCCCTGTCCAGCCGCATTGCCATCGAAGCTCTGGCAGATGGACCCACTTCCACCTGCCTGGATCAAGTGGACATGGCAGAGGGCATTCAGGGCAGCCTGGAACCGGATCAGCCAGACCAGCCGGGACACTCCGGCTACCCAGAGCATGAggctggcagcagcagcagtagtagtagcagtcgCCGCAGCAGCCGACCGGACCAGACAGGGGAGGTGCAGTACATAGAGTGCagcagcgagcagcctgatGGCTCAGGCCAGTCGTCTCGCTTCCCCGACTACAGCGCGGATAACTCTGACGGGCCACTGCAGGGCTATGCCGAGTGCAGCGGCACCGATTCCTCCTCGCCCCCGCGCCACACCCGCTACGTGGTCGAGTGCAGCGATGGCGGCTACCTGGAGTGCAGCACCGTAGAGAGTGGGTCCGAGCGGCCGCAGCACTCGCACTACATCGACAGCAGCGTGGTCCCACAACGGAGCTCGCGATACGCCGATTGCGTGACCGCGGGGCCCGAGCAGCCCGGCTGCTCGCACTACCAGGAGCGGGAGAGCACTCAGCCGGATCAGCCCCGGTGCTCCCAGGACGGACCGGAGCACTCCGGCTACATGGAGTGCAGCACGGGCCAGGGTTCGCTGTACGCGGATGAGGGCACGTCGTCGCAGGGCTCCCTGGCCGACACAGCGGGGAGCAGCGGCCTGCCCGTGCAGATGGACTGCAGCGAGAGCCAGTCAGGGACCTACATCAGCAGCAGCGGGACCTACTCCGCGCAGCCCGAGACAGAGGTGGTCCAGGAGTGGTCCCCTGATGCCGAAGCTGGACAGCAGGCTGATGACATGGTGGCCGAGTCGGGTGTGGAGGTGGGACCTGGGGACCGGGCACCCAACCTGGCCGAACTGGAGGAGATGATGGAGGTGGTGATCGTACAGCAGTTCAAGTGCAAAATGTGCCCCTACAAAAGTGTCTCAAAAGACACACTGATTAACCACATGAGGGACAGACATTTCAAGCCTGCTG GTCCTCCACCAAAAAAGCGGGGTCGAGGTAGACCTCGGCGGTCAGACTCAGTGGTTCGCCaggtggtggaggtgaaggTGGAGGAGCCAGCGGAGGAAGAAGATGATGACATTGTGGACGCTGGCGCAATAGATGACCCTGAAG AGGACAGCGACTACAGCCCAGCAGATAAAGAGTACCGCAGCAGACCGTCTGTATCTCAACGCCAggccccctcctcctgcccatCCTCCTCCCAGGACAGACCTCGACGTAGGGTTGGGAGACCAAAGAAATTCAGCTACTTCTATGGCAATCAGGGTAGGCCTGAAG AGGCAGAGGGTTCATCTAAAACTAATGGGAGTGTGGACGCTCGGCCATCTGAAGAAGCTAGTTCCTCTGGGCTGGGGAATGGAACCCCCTCATTGGCCAATGGGAGCCAAGCTGAACCAGGGGTCAGCCAATCAGATTCTGAGAACAAAGACCCATCATCAAACACTGGGCCCGATGAGACAGAGTTTTATCCAAGGAAACGTGGCCGGCCCTCCAAGAGGTTTCTGCGGAAGAAATATAAAAAGTATATGAATCGCAA CAGGTATTATAAATCACTGAAACCCCTCCTGAGACCTCATAACTGCTGGATCTGTggctctcgctttctctctcaagACGACCTCAGATTCCACATTGAATCACATGAAGGCAACGACCCAGAGTGCTTCAAATGCCTTCAGTGCAACTATCGATGCAAGCGCTGGTCTTCACTAAAG GAGCACATGTTCAACCATGAGGGAACCAAGCCTTATAAATGTGAGGAGTGTGACTACACAAGtgtttacaagaaagatgtgaTCCGGCACTCAGCTGTTCATAACAAAGACAA AAAAAAGAAGCCAGATTTG GTGCCTAAGATCTCCCAGTTCCCTTGCCCAATATGCCACAGAGTCTACCCCATGCAAAAGCGCCTCACCCAGCACATGAAAACCCACAGCAATGAGAAGCCACACGTCTGTGACAAG TGTGGGAAGTCCTTTAAGAAGCGCTACACTTTTAAAATGCACCTTTTAACTCATATCCAGAGTTGTGGAAACAGCAG GTTTAAGTGTGAGTTTTGTGAGTACACGTGTGACAACAAGAAGCTCCTGCTGAATCACCAGCTGTCTCATACCAGTGACAAGCCCTTCAAATGTGACTACTGCAAATACTCCACCACCAAAGAGGACTTCCTTGTGTCTCATATGGCCATAAAGCACACGG GAGAGAAGCCTTTCTCATGCGAGCTGTGCCACTTCATGACCAAGCACCGGAAGAACCTGCGGCTGCACGTGCAGTGCCGCCACCCGGAGGCGTTTGAGGAGTGGAGCCAGGCGCACCCAGAGGAGCCAGTGCGCCGCCGGCGCCGGCCCTTCTTCACCCTGCAGCAGATCGAGGACCTCAAGCAGCAGCACGAGGCCCAGGGGCTCCAGAACACCATT GTGTCGGTGGATCCCGTCACCCTTCAGGCTATGCACGGCATTGACAATGCCTCTGTGGCCCAAGACGCACAGGGAAACACGACCATCATCTATGAGCAAG GCTCCTCAGACCTATCAGCCCAGAATGCCCTTGATCTGCTTCTGAACATGAGCAATGCCCGTGAGCTTGTGGGAAACTCACTACAG GTTGCGGTGCTGAAGTCAGACGGTAAGACGCTGGAGCCTGGCACGTGGGTGGAGGCCGAGGAGGGCACTCAGTCCACCTCACTGCAGTCCCAGAAGGTGGTGACATTTCACGTGGCGGAGAACGGGGAGACACTGGTGCAGGAGGCCTTCGAGTCCAGCATGGGGGAGGCGGGCGGGGAGATCACTCAGATCGCCATCAGCGCCTACGAGGGCTCGGGTGACTTCAGTGTGGTGGAGCAGGCCGCCGAGGAGATCCACAGCACAGACCCATCATACAG CAGTGCGGAGGATGTCCCCACAGACGCTCAGCCCATGGAGGTGAGCAGTGACGGCGCGTCTGACTCCGGAACGCTCCGCGAGCACAAAGACAAGTTCTACCTGAGCTCCGGCCTGACCGAAGGGGTCATGCAGCAGGTGGAG CTGAGCAGCGAGGCCTCAGGCTCTCCTTCCTCCCGACAGCAGCTCAACACCAAAAGGTTCTCCTGCCGCATCTGCATGGAGTCTTTCCACGGCCGCTCCGACATGGAGAACCACAAGAGGGCGCACATTGACCCCAGCACCTTCAAGTGCCCTGACTGCGAATTCACCGCCGCCTCCTGGCCTGAAGTTAAG ACTCACATGGCGCTGCATTCCTACCTGCGGCCGCACAAATGCACCAGCTGCAGTTTCGCCTCCAAGAACAAGAAGGACCTCCGGCGCCATATGATGACCCACACCAATGAGAAGCCGTTTGCCTGTGAGATCTGTGGGCAGAG GTTTAACCGCAACGGTCACCTGAAGTTCCACATGGAGAGGCTGCACAGCCAGGACCCTCCAGTCCGCAAGCCCCGACCGGGCACGTCTCAGCAGACAATCATCGTCAACAGCGACGAGGAGGCCCTGGCCACCCTGCAGT CAGCCCTGCAGGCCGGCCAAACGGTCATCAGCCCCGAGCAGTTGCAGCAGGCCCTGGGCCAGGAGCACATCATTGTCGCTCAGGAGCAAACACTCTctgaccag GAGGAGGCAACATATATCCAGCAGATCACCACTGTGGACGGGCAGACAGTCCAGCACCTTATGACTGCTGATAACCAG GTTCAGTACATCATCTCCCAGGACGGAGTCCAGCACTTAATCCCCCAGGAGTATGTGGTAGTGTCTGATGGCAACCACATTCAG ATGCCAGATGGCCAGATAGCCCAGATCCAGTATGAGCACGACGGCACATTTCTGCAGGAGCAGCAG ATTGCACTGACGCACGATGGGCAGATTCAGTATGTGCCTCTCAACTCCGAGCAGCAGATCGTCAGCCACGAGGACCTGGAGGCTGCGGCCCATTCAGCGGTGACGg ccGTTGCAGATGCAGCCATGGCGCAAGTACAGACCGTCTACACCACCGAGGCCACGCCTGAACAGCTGGAGCAGATGCAGCAGCAGGGCATCCACTACGATGTCATCACATTCTCTGAAGActag